One part of the Dyadobacter sp. 676 genome encodes these proteins:
- the cas5 gene encoding CRISPR-associated protein Cas5, with protein MTKKLVSFDLTADFGFFKKPDYNDGILLSYNMLHRPALLGILGSIIGLRGYERKGELPEYYQRLCDLPVGIEPLSHERGNFQKTTVKYTNTVGYANADGNLLVEEMMLIKPAYRCYLLLDVSNADHERLFVNLKEGRADYIPYLGKNEFQAWWLDEHGEPTFREHEFEERKGGLDGFGVSTLVDKRNVTLKDRIVEDDFFENYNPYEIVLSRNTTFMYFERLPVGIDTELFQYEMHDFAFSNFSLKSDTPIGSLYFLRDLQSYVQLS; from the coding sequence ATGACGAAGAAGTTAGTCTCATTTGATCTCACCGCGGATTTTGGTTTTTTTAAGAAGCCCGACTACAATGATGGGATATTATTGTCCTATAATATGCTTCATAGGCCAGCGCTGCTCGGAATTTTAGGCTCGATTATCGGTTTAAGAGGATACGAACGAAAGGGTGAGCTTCCGGAATATTATCAGAGACTTTGCGATTTGCCCGTGGGAATTGAACCATTGTCCCACGAGCGGGGCAATTTTCAGAAGACGACCGTGAAATATACCAACACCGTTGGATATGCAAATGCCGACGGAAATTTGCTGGTCGAGGAGATGATGCTTATCAAACCGGCTTACCGATGTTACCTGCTGCTCGACGTGTCGAATGCCGATCATGAAAGGCTTTTTGTCAATTTGAAGGAAGGCAGGGCGGATTATATTCCTTATCTGGGTAAAAATGAATTTCAGGCCTGGTGGCTGGACGAGCACGGAGAGCCGACTTTTCGGGAACATGAATTTGAAGAGCGGAAGGGTGGCTTGGACGGATTTGGTGTTAGTACATTAGTTGATAAGCGCAATGTCACATTAAAAGACAGGATTGTCGAGGACGATTTTTTTGAAAACTACAACCCTTATGAGATCGTACTATCGCGGAATACCACCTTTATGTATTTTGAACGCCTGCCGGTTGGTATCGATACCGAATTGTTTCAATATGAAATGCACGATTTTGCATTTTCTAACTTTTCGTTGAAATCCGATACACCAATAGGTAGCTTGTATTTCTTGCGTGATCTACAAAGCTATGTGCAGCTCTCTTAG
- the cas6 gene encoding CRISPR-associated endoribonuclease Cas6, producing MRFKLTLKPLKDKQQLLFNYQYPLQAWIYQLLRNADSDYAAFLHQKGYVVPDRCKTFKHFTFSSLIIPKIERPKPGDSYMILSSKEIGLIVSFYIDKAAEGFITGLFQNQRISLYNRDYRADFVVERVETLPVQIPAGNLPTVRLRTLSPMVIAEKIENMDRYLMPGDEKFAALLAHNMVDKYRSIQHNGGLMMDAETARRLVRFELLPNQKIKQRGMLVKEGKGNEQTKVIGYHNFEFNLTAPRAIMEAALASGIGKYSSTLGCGCCEVVE from the coding sequence ATGCGTTTTAAACTGACACTCAAACCCCTTAAAGACAAGCAACAGCTTCTATTTAACTATCAATATCCGCTTCAAGCGTGGATCTATCAATTATTGCGGAATGCCGATTCCGACTACGCAGCGTTTTTGCACCAAAAGGGTTATGTTGTTCCGGATCGTTGTAAAACCTTTAAGCACTTTACATTTTCGTCCCTGATCATCCCGAAGATAGAAAGACCCAAGCCGGGGGACTCGTATATGATATTGAGTTCGAAAGAAATCGGATTAATTGTTTCTTTTTACATTGACAAGGCGGCAGAAGGTTTTATTACCGGCCTTTTTCAGAATCAAAGGATTAGTTTATATAACCGCGATTATCGGGCGGATTTTGTCGTGGAACGTGTGGAAACATTGCCGGTTCAAATTCCCGCCGGTAATCTTCCTACCGTTCGCCTTCGCACACTTTCGCCGATGGTAATTGCCGAGAAAATTGAAAATATGGACCGGTACCTGATGCCGGGAGACGAGAAGTTTGCTGCTTTACTTGCACATAATATGGTGGACAAATACCGGAGCATACAACATAACGGCGGCTTAATGATGGACGCGGAAACTGCCCGACGACTTGTCAGATTTGAGCTATTACCCAATCAGAAAATTAAGCAGCGTGGCATGTTGGTAAAAGAGGGAAAGGGAAATGAACAAACCAAGGTGATTGGTTATCACAACTTTGAATTTAATCTGACTGCCCCCAGGGCAATCATGGAAGCTGCGCTTGCGAGCGGGATTGGAAAGTATAGCAGTACGTTAGGATGTGGCTGTTGCGAGGTGGTAGAGTGA
- a CDS encoding SusD/RagB family nutrient-binding outer membrane lipoprotein, giving the protein MRNIFQTILLTGAICITQACTGDFEEINTPPTSVTTIDPGLLLSKVQKDAAFAEGYEVPNSQYGSWIQHWAGGVLVSSSRYIEQSDNSTWDAHYTLIRNISQIRNEVLKGKESDPSGRSKIAIARIVEISIWQRLTDLFGDVPYSQTALGPDEVNTKPAFDTQESIYKSLISDLDAAMAQLTPGDASYGSADFYYKGDINKWKKYANSLKLRLGMRIRYADPALAQKTVTEAMGQPLLESAADDATVPTYNNATNANVHPVLNQFLAGSPDLKYLAEGLVTQLVTTADPRLPRIAQPSVNSVKAGTPAYKGMGVALTDELLKTIIKDDYSTVSTATFFNREYSPAIPCMVMSFADVSFYKAEAALEGWGSTPAEAEKYYQDGVKAALAQNPYNITAIPAAFEKELSWTGLTKEQKLEKIGTQKWIQLFGRSYEAFIEWRRMGYPALKPGPFQGSTGGTIPRRTIYSSREALLNKANYEQAVSRLSNGDSYVSKVWWDKR; this is encoded by the coding sequence ATGAGAAATATATTCCAAACCATCCTGTTGACCGGCGCGATCTGTATTACGCAGGCCTGCACGGGCGATTTCGAGGAAATTAATACACCGCCAACTTCCGTAACGACCATCGATCCGGGCCTGTTGCTCTCGAAGGTGCAGAAAGACGCCGCGTTTGCGGAAGGATACGAAGTACCCAACAGCCAGTACGGCTCCTGGATCCAGCATTGGGCGGGCGGCGTGCTGGTATCGAGCTCACGCTACATCGAGCAGAGCGACAACAGTACCTGGGACGCGCATTATACGCTCATCCGCAACATCAGCCAGATCCGCAACGAAGTGCTGAAAGGGAAGGAGAGCGATCCCTCGGGCCGCAGCAAGATCGCCATCGCCCGCATTGTCGAAATCTCCATATGGCAGCGCCTGACCGACCTTTTTGGCGATGTTCCGTATTCGCAGACGGCATTGGGCCCCGACGAAGTGAATACCAAGCCTGCATTCGACACGCAGGAATCGATTTACAAATCGCTGATCAGCGACCTGGACGCGGCCATGGCGCAACTTACGCCGGGCGATGCGAGCTACGGAAGCGCGGATTTTTATTACAAAGGGGATATTAACAAATGGAAAAAATATGCCAATTCGCTGAAACTGCGGCTCGGCATGCGCATCCGCTACGCCGATCCGGCATTGGCCCAAAAGACAGTGACGGAAGCGATGGGGCAGCCATTACTGGAAAGCGCGGCCGACGACGCCACCGTACCAACCTACAACAACGCCACCAACGCCAATGTGCACCCGGTCCTGAACCAGTTCCTGGCCGGCAGCCCCGACCTGAAATACCTCGCGGAAGGACTCGTAACACAGCTTGTAACAACCGCTGACCCGCGCCTGCCGCGTATCGCGCAGCCTTCGGTGAATTCGGTCAAGGCAGGTACGCCCGCTTACAAGGGCATGGGCGTTGCATTGACCGACGAACTGCTGAAAACCATTATCAAGGACGATTACAGCACCGTTTCGACCGCTACTTTCTTCAATCGCGAATATAGCCCGGCGATCCCGTGTATGGTAATGTCCTTTGCGGACGTATCTTTTTACAAGGCGGAGGCGGCGCTGGAAGGCTGGGGGAGCACTCCTGCGGAGGCCGAAAAGTATTATCAGGACGGTGTGAAGGCGGCGTTGGCCCAGAATCCGTACAACATCACGGCCATTCCAGCAGCATTTGAAAAGGAACTTTCATGGACGGGCCTGACTAAGGAGCAGAAGCTCGAAAAAATCGGCACTCAGAAATGGATCCAACTTTTCGGCCGGTCGTACGAAGCATTCATCGAATGGCGGAGAATGGGATATCCCGCATTGAAGCCCGGCCCTTTCCAGGGCTCCACCGGCGGTACGATTCCAAGAAGAACGATCTATTCGTCGCGCGAGGCGCTTTTGAACAAAGCCAACTACGAGCAGGCGGTAAGCCGGTTGTCGAATGGGGATTCCTACGTTTCAAAAGTGTGGTGGGATAAAAGATGA
- a CDS encoding uracil-DNA glycosylase family protein, giving the protein MNNLRAFAEKYLDDHKQRRIILGINPSRFGAGVTGIPFTDTKRLVSECKIPYNGKPTHEISSVFIYEMINAFGGVSDFYSRFYINSPFPLAITKINSEGKEINYNYYDNATLMKAVQPFIVESMRQLIDLGIATDICFCLGTGKNARFLKQLNDDHGFFRKIIPLEHPRFIMQYKSSAKNQYIEKYIRALSTAEPEN; this is encoded by the coding sequence ATGAATAACCTCAGGGCATTCGCAGAAAAGTACCTCGACGATCACAAACAACGCCGGATCATTCTGGGTATCAATCCGAGCCGGTTCGGTGCGGGAGTAACAGGCATCCCCTTTACAGATACTAAAAGATTGGTTAGCGAGTGTAAAATTCCATACAACGGAAAACCCACACATGAAATTTCCTCTGTTTTCATTTACGAAATGATTAATGCTTTTGGAGGCGTAAGCGATTTTTACAGCAGATTTTATATCAATTCGCCATTCCCTCTGGCGATCACGAAGATAAATTCGGAAGGAAAGGAAATCAACTATAATTATTACGACAACGCAACGCTCATGAAAGCTGTTCAACCTTTTATTGTTGAGAGTATGCGGCAGTTAATTGACCTGGGAATAGCTACGGACATCTGCTTTTGCCTTGGGACGGGAAAGAACGCCAGGTTCTTGAAGCAGCTCAATGACGATCATGGTTTTTTTCGTAAGATCATACCCTTGGAGCACCCAAGGTTTATCATGCAATATAAAAGCTCGGCAAAAAACCAGTACATCGAAAAATACATAAGGGCTTTGAGCACCGCTGAGCCCGAAAATTAG
- a CDS encoding type I CRISPR-associated protein Cas7: MSNSFKNRVFGCVIIKSINSNYNADFSHQPRTLPDGTVYATDKALKYSIRNYIVKNFPDERVFYFKSLTDTMQPRDLDQTYIKLFGEFPKVDKKDGAKARKAILEKLLECIDVRLFGGTFASEGANLSLHGTVQIAHGVNRFSENIIYSEQISSPFRNSNDRSADSMQTTLGTQFKLKEGHYVHHFSINPRNLEDMAGQVGSEGLTSGDIVKLKESLRAGVTFYDSAAKSGTENELLLWVQLKEGSKLVLPSFMESIFINENREIDLGKVSAILSRQSVAAEIAGIELYYDDAVTKVSNAPVGAKKFELN, from the coding sequence ATGAGCAATTCATTTAAAAATCGCGTATTTGGCTGCGTCATTATTAAATCTATTAATTCAAATTATAATGCCGATTTTTCTCACCAACCACGTACATTACCGGATGGAACGGTCTATGCGACGGATAAGGCTTTGAAATACTCCATTCGAAATTATATAGTGAAGAACTTTCCGGACGAAAGGGTTTTCTACTTTAAGAGTCTAACCGATACGATGCAACCGCGGGACCTGGACCAGACTTATATCAAACTTTTTGGAGAGTTCCCCAAAGTCGATAAAAAGGACGGGGCCAAAGCGAGAAAAGCGATTTTGGAGAAATTGCTTGAATGTATTGACGTAAGACTCTTCGGAGGAACATTTGCCAGTGAAGGTGCTAATTTGTCGCTTCACGGAACGGTTCAAATAGCCCATGGAGTAAATCGTTTCTCTGAAAATATTATCTATTCCGAGCAAATATCGTCTCCGTTCCGAAATTCGAATGATAGAAGTGCTGATTCCATGCAGACCACACTCGGTACTCAATTCAAATTGAAGGAAGGGCATTATGTTCACCATTTTTCGATCAATCCACGAAATTTGGAGGACATGGCCGGGCAAGTGGGAAGCGAAGGATTGACTTCCGGAGATATCGTAAAATTGAAGGAATCTTTACGTGCCGGAGTGACCTTTTACGATTCGGCGGCTAAATCGGGAACCGAAAATGAATTGTTACTTTGGGTACAGTTGAAAGAAGGTTCCAAGCTGGTGTTGCCATCCTTCATGGAGTCGATATTCATTAACGAGAATCGTGAAATTGACCTTGGCAAGGTATCTGCGATCCTTTCTCGTCAAAGCGTTGCAGCGGAAATAGCCGGTATTGAATTGTATTACGACGATGCGGTTACGAAGGTGTCGAATGCTCCCGTAGGTGCTAAAAAATTCGAACTGAATTAA
- a CDS encoding T9SS type A sorting domain-containing protein, with translation MKHLFQFLIASLLLLLVAVCSVLGQATCPADRSVCANEAPFALSGASPAGGTYSGPGVSGGIFSPAIAGTGAKTITYTYQDGENNVSCTFIITVNPAPEKMEVLGLIPVCIDESANLPEYFGTIKSFYTIPSEPVSVSWSGAGITGDSVTGYQFNPAMAGTGFHNIYATATTSQGCTSGPFASSIAVDGQSAVSCPGDTTISVLDSAFTLTGAKNLTVSGLPSSSGNPTTADAGGIYAGIGVNSATSTFDPSVAGEGAHQITYTVDTGCGPAASCIFNVRTTPMPVRLVSFMAKKNENKILLSWKTSEETGFDRFEIEKSESPDKRFVNIGHVAGKGAKHAYSFLDDSAIAPGTTVYYRLKMVDLDGTYAYSKIVREGVDGINVTMVYPNPVSGELSIFSQSDLVDIQLINSKNVTVMAQKPDRSKINRLDISRLPVGTYIVRTTDIDGRMHQSKVVIQR, from the coding sequence ATGAAACACCTCTTCCAATTTTTAATTGCCAGCCTGCTGTTGTTGCTGGTTGCGGTATGCTCGGTTCTAGGGCAAGCTACGTGTCCCGCAGACAGGTCAGTTTGTGCTAATGAAGCACCTTTCGCACTTTCGGGTGCCAGTCCTGCGGGCGGTACGTATAGCGGCCCGGGTGTTTCCGGTGGAATTTTTTCACCAGCGATAGCCGGAACCGGGGCGAAAACCATCACCTATACTTACCAGGATGGTGAAAACAACGTTTCCTGTACATTTATAATCACTGTTAATCCCGCGCCTGAGAAAATGGAGGTTTTGGGGTTAATACCTGTATGTATCGACGAGAGCGCAAACCTTCCCGAATATTTCGGAACAATAAAGTCATTTTATACAATTCCATCGGAACCTGTTTCAGTGTCGTGGTCGGGCGCAGGGATTACAGGAGACTCGGTAACCGGATACCAGTTCAATCCCGCGATGGCCGGTACAGGATTCCATAATATTTATGCTACGGCTACCACAAGCCAGGGGTGCACCTCCGGTCCGTTTGCAAGTTCAATTGCGGTTGACGGTCAATCTGCTGTATCCTGTCCAGGTGATACAACCATCTCCGTTCTTGACAGTGCGTTTACATTAACGGGGGCGAAAAATCTTACTGTCAGCGGTTTACCCTCTTCGTCGGGAAACCCTACTACTGCCGATGCAGGAGGAATATATGCGGGTATAGGTGTGAACAGTGCAACCTCGACCTTTGATCCATCGGTTGCGGGAGAGGGGGCGCATCAAATCACATACACTGTTGATACCGGTTGTGGCCCGGCCGCCTCGTGTATCTTCAATGTTAGAACAACCCCGATGCCCGTTAGGCTCGTAAGTTTTATGGCGAAGAAAAATGAAAACAAAATTCTTCTTAGCTGGAAAACATCGGAGGAAACCGGCTTTGACCGATTTGAAATTGAGAAAAGCGAAAGCCCGGACAAGCGTTTCGTCAATATTGGACACGTCGCGGGAAAAGGTGCCAAGCATGCTTACAGCTTCCTGGATGACAGTGCGATCGCACCGGGAACGACAGTTTACTATCGTCTTAAAATGGTCGATCTCGATGGGACATATGCTTACAGCAAAATCGTCCGGGAAGGGGTAGATGGTATTAATGTCACGATGGTTTACCCGAACCCGGTCTCTGGCGAATTATCCATTTTTTCTCAATCAGATCTGGTTGATATTCAATTGATCAATTCGAAAAATGTGACCGTAATGGCCCAAAAACCGGATCGATCGAAAATCAACAGACTGGATATCAGCCGGCTGCCGGTTGGTACGTATATTGTCCGCACTACGGACATTGACGGCCGGATGCATCAGTCGAAAGTGGTTATACAGAGATAG
- a CDS encoding Kazal-type serine protease inhibitor domain-containing protein, producing the protein MTVREFLRTRFTMPVLLAAMLSGCHRDNAPNPGCREQPRNDSGCYAAYDPVCGCNGKTYSNDCEALAHGISSYQRGKCPDSR; encoded by the coding sequence ATGACAGTTCGGGAATTTTTGCGCACGAGGTTTACAATGCCGGTACTCTTAGCCGCAATGCTTTCCGGTTGCCACAGGGACAATGCTCCCAATCCGGGCTGTCGAGAACAACCACGAAATGATTCCGGCTGCTACGCGGCCTATGATCCTGTCTGCGGGTGTAATGGCAAAACATATAGCAACGACTGCGAAGCGCTCGCTCATGGAATCTCTTCATATCAACGCGGCAAGTGTCCGGATTCCAGGTAA